One Solibacillus sp. FSL R7-0668 genomic region harbors:
- a CDS encoding metal ABC transporter solute-binding protein, Zn/Mn family produces the protein MKKWLAPLLVTSGLLLAACGNTEEEKQTTENTTEQVKVYTTVYPLTYFTEVIGGEYVDVESVYPPGANEHSFEPTQKDMIDFANADVLFYIGLGLEGFVENAKETLANEDLQFIATTDNVSDEKLAISTGEVDSHEGETAEEHAEHSEEPNTDSHEDETVEEESGHKGHGHGELDPHVWLSTDISKDLALAIKENLVEEMPEQAAVFEDNYTQLVTELESLDTAFEEMTTSVSNNTFFVSHAAFGYIAGAYNLEQVAISGLNSQDEPSQAELVELVKMAKERNIQYVLFEQNVSSKLTEVIQEELGAKSLTLHNLSVLTDEDFQNNENYFTLMEKNIETLRQALTK, from the coding sequence ATGAAAAAATGGTTAGCCCCCCTTCTAGTAACTAGTGGCTTATTACTAGCAGCCTGCGGGAATACTGAAGAAGAAAAACAAACAACTGAGAATACGACGGAACAAGTAAAAGTATATACAACGGTTTATCCGCTTACTTACTTCACTGAGGTTATCGGCGGTGAATATGTAGATGTCGAATCGGTTTACCCACCTGGTGCAAATGAACATTCATTTGAGCCAACTCAAAAAGACATGATTGATTTTGCCAATGCAGATGTGCTCTTTTATATTGGTCTCGGCTTAGAGGGCTTTGTAGAGAATGCGAAGGAAACATTAGCAAATGAAGATTTGCAATTTATTGCAACGACGGACAATGTTTCAGATGAAAAATTAGCGATTAGCACAGGCGAAGTGGATTCACATGAAGGCGAAACGGCTGAGGAACACGCAGAGCATTCGGAAGAGCCAAACACAGATTCACATGAGGATGAAACGGTTGAAGAAGAATCGGGCCATAAAGGTCATGGTCACGGTGAATTAGATCCACATGTTTGGCTATCTACAGACATTTCAAAAGACTTAGCCTTAGCGATTAAAGAAAATTTAGTCGAAGAAATGCCTGAACAAGCTGCTGTTTTTGAAGATAACTACACACAGTTAGTCACTGAATTAGAAAGCTTAGATACTGCCTTTGAAGAAATGACTACAAGTGTATCAAATAACACCTTCTTCGTTTCACATGCAGCATTTGGCTATATTGCAGGTGCCTATAATTTAGAGCAAGTAGCCATCTCTGGTCTAAACTCTCAAGATGAGCCTTCTCAAGCTGAGCTTGTCGAGCTTGTCAAAATGGCAAAAGAGCGCAATATCCAGTATGTATTATTTGAACAAAATGTATCATCAAAACTAACGGAAGTCATCCAAGAAGAGCTTGGGGCAAAATCGCTTACGCTGCATAACTTAAGTGTCTTAACCGATGAAGATTTTCAAAATAACGAAAATTATTTCACCCTAATGGAAAAAAATATCGAAACATTACGCCAAGCTTTAACAAAGTAA
- a CDS encoding amino acid ABC transporter substrate-binding protein: MKKITTLLVGLAATATILAACGDTEESTSSSKTEEKEVLIIGIDDKFAPMGFRDETNEIVGFDIDYARAAADQMGVEVEFQPIDWKTKEVELASSRIDLIWNGYTITDERKEKVLFTEPYLENAQVVMTLKDSELASIEDLAGKDVGIQALSSAVDAINAHSVKDEIASLSEYGDNVLALTDLKAGRTQAVIIDSVVGEYYMTQEPDTFKILDDALAPEQYGVGVKKGNEELLEELQAALDIMNENGVAAKISEKWFGEDRILK, from the coding sequence ATGAAAAAAATTACAACATTATTAGTGGGTCTAGCTGCAACAGCAACAATCTTAGCTGCTTGTGGCGATACAGAGGAATCGACTTCTTCGAGTAAAACAGAAGAGAAGGAAGTATTAATTATTGGGATTGATGATAAATTTGCCCCAATGGGATTCAGAGATGAAACCAATGAGATTGTGGGCTTTGATATTGATTATGCACGTGCTGCTGCAGATCAAATGGGAGTTGAGGTAGAATTTCAACCAATTGATTGGAAAACTAAAGAAGTAGAACTTGCAAGTAGTCGTATCGATTTAATTTGGAATGGTTATACGATTACAGATGAACGTAAGGAGAAAGTGTTATTCACGGAACCTTATTTAGAAAATGCTCAAGTTGTAATGACGCTGAAAGATTCTGAACTTGCGTCAATTGAAGACTTAGCAGGAAAAGATGTAGGGATTCAAGCCTTATCTTCGGCAGTAGATGCGATTAACGCGCATTCTGTTAAAGATGAAATTGCTTCTTTATCTGAATACGGTGATAACGTATTAGCATTAACAGATTTAAAGGCAGGCCGTACACAGGCGGTTATTATTGATTCAGTCGTTGGCGAATATTACATGACACAGGAGCCAGACACATTCAAAATTTTAGATGACGCCTTAGCGCCAGAGCAGTACGGAGTTGGTGTGAAAAAAGGGAATGAGGAACTTTTAGAAGAGTTACAGGCAGCGTTAGACATAATGAATGAAAACGGTGTTGCAGCCAAAATTTCAGAGAAATGGTTTGGCGAAGACCGCATTTTAAAATAA
- a CDS encoding amino acid ABC transporter permease, with the protein MDFQTVVLPMLEGAKMTVLLFIIVIILAVPLGFLLTLAVQSKWKAVVALASTYIYVMRGTPLLLQLLIICFGLPMIPGIGEYLVLDRFVAACIGFILNYAAYFAEIFRGGLLSIDKGQYEAAQVLGLNKFQTMTKVIIPQMIRVALPAISNESVTLVKDTALLYAVAVPELLHFAQTAVNRDFTITPYFVAGVIYLLMTLLLTWFFKGLEKRFKYE; encoded by the coding sequence ATGGATTTTCAAACCGTTGTCCTTCCAATGCTAGAAGGCGCAAAAATGACCGTTTTACTATTTATAATCGTCATTATACTTGCTGTTCCACTCGGTTTCTTACTCACATTAGCAGTTCAAAGTAAATGGAAAGCAGTTGTAGCGTTAGCAAGTACGTATATATATGTCATGCGTGGTACACCGCTGCTTTTACAATTACTTATCATTTGTTTTGGTCTGCCGATGATTCCAGGTATTGGTGAATACCTTGTACTAGACCGATTTGTCGCAGCATGTATTGGCTTTATTTTAAATTACGCAGCGTATTTTGCAGAGATTTTTAGAGGTGGCTTACTATCGATTGATAAAGGGCAATACGAGGCTGCACAAGTTCTTGGATTAAATAAATTTCAAACGATGACAAAAGTAATTATTCCACAAATGATTCGTGTAGCATTACCAGCTATATCAAATGAATCTGTGACTTTAGTAAAAGATACAGCACTTCTATATGCAGTAGCAGTACCGGAGCTGTTACACTTTGCGCAAACAGCCGTCAATCGTGACTTTACGATTACGCCTTATTTTGTGGCCGGTGTGATTTATTTACTGATGACGTTACTACTAACATGGTTCTTTAAAGGCTTAGAAAAAAG